From Camelina sativa cultivar DH55 chromosome 7, Cs, whole genome shotgun sequence, one genomic window encodes:
- the LOC104702110 gene encoding enolase 1, chloroplastic, with protein sequence MALTTKPHHLQRSFISPSSRLTGQRYLESAAPSCIRFRRSGVQCSVVAKECRVKGVKARQIIDSRGNPTVEVDLITDDLYRSAVPSGASTGIYEALELRDGDKSVYGGKGVLQAIKNINELVAPKLIGVDVRNQADVDALMLELDGTPNKSKLGANAILGVSLSVCRAGAGAKGVPLYKHIQDISGTKELVMPVPAFNVINGGSHAGNSLAMQEFMILPVGATSFSEAFQMGSEVYHTLKGIIKTKYGQDACNVGDEGGFAPNVQDNREGLVLLIDAIEKAGYTGKIKIGMDVAASEFFMKDGRYDLNFKKQPNDGAHVLSAESLADLYREFIKDFPIVSIEDPFDQDDWSSWASLQSSVDIQLVGDDLLVTNPKRIAEAIKKKSCNALLLKVNQIGTVTESIQAALDSKAAGWGVMVSHRSGETEDNFIADLSVGLASGQIKTGAPCRSERLSKYNQLLRIEEELGNVRYAGEAFRSP encoded by the exons ATGGCTTTGACTACGAAACCTCACCATCTACAGAGATCGTTCATCTCTCCGTCGTCGCGTCTTACCGGCCAGAGATATTTGGAATCTGCGGCGCCGTCATGTATTAGATTCCGCCGCAGCGGTGTGCAATGCTCGGTGGTGGCTAAGGAGTGTAGAGTGAAAGGAGTGAAAGCGAGGCAGATTATTGATAGTAGAGGGAATCCGACGGTGGAGGTTGATCTGATTACCGATGATCTGTATCGTTCGGCTGTTCCTAGTGGTGCATCTACCGGGATCTACGAAGCGCTCGAGCTTAGAGATGGTGACAAGAGTGTCTATGGTGGTAAAGGTGTATTACAGGCtattaaaaatatcaatgaGCTTGTTGCTCCGAAACTCATCGGTGTTGACGTTAG GAACCAAGCTGATGTCGATGCTCTTATGCTGGAACTGGATGGGACCCCAAACAAGTCAAAGCTCGGGGCTAATGCGATTTTAGGAGTATCACTGAGCGTCTGCAGGGCAGGTGCTGGAGCTAAAGGAGTGCCTTTGTACAAACATATCCAGGATATATCGGGAACAAAGGAGCTTGTCATGCCTGTTCCTGCTTTCAATGTGATCAATGGAGGCAGTCATGCTGGGAATAGTTTGGCTATGCAAGAGTTTATGATACTACCTGTTGGAGCAACCTCATTCTCGGAGGCCTTTCAAATGGGAAGTGAAG TTTATCATACATTGAAGGGgataatcaaaacaaagtaCGGTCAAGATGCTTGTAATGTGGGAGATGAAGGAGGATTTGCTCCGAATGTTCAAGACAACAGAGAGGGACTAGTTTTGCTCATTGATGCTATTGAAAAAGCTGGTTACACTGGAAAG ATCAAAATAGGAATGGATGTCGCTGCATCAGAATTTTTCATGAAAGATGGTAGATACGATTTGAACTTCAAGAAACAGCCCAACGATGGAGCTCATGTTCTATCAGCTGAGAGTCTTGCTGACCTCTACAGAGAGTTCATTAAGGATTTTCCAATTGTCTCTATCGAAGATCCTTTTGACCAAGATGATTGGAGCTCATGGGCTTCATTGCAATCCTCTGTGGACATCCAACTCGTAGGGGATGACTTGTTGGTCACTAACCCAAAAAGGATAGCTGAAGCTATTAAGAAAAAGTCTTGCAATGCTCTTCTCTTAaag GTTAACCAGATTGGGACAGTGACCGAGTCAATTCAAGCAGCGCTTGACTCAAAAGCTGCAGGCTGGGGTGTGATGGTTAGTCACAGGAGTGGCGAGACAGAGGATAACTTCATAGCAGATCTTTCTGTTGGTTTAGCGAGCGGACAG ATCAAAACTGGTGCTCCGTGCCGAAGTGAACGATTGTCAAAATACAACCAG CTTCTCCGTATCGAAGAGGAACTTGGCAATGTGCGCTACGCTGGTGAAGCTTTCAGATCACCATGA
- the LOC104702116 gene encoding transcription factor MYB122-like has protein sequence MILSKCVRCDNDDLRIHIFANKEYVLLTRWSAIARRLPGRTDNEIKNHWNTHIKKRLVKKGIDPLTHKPLLDGADKSSDHPETPQEKSSVHQEEDDRKSKDNKSSSRSSARFLNRVANRFGQRINQSVLSDIIGSGSLPTSHTTPTISASECERSTSSSSTPTSSNILTDQSINVDATSLSSSTYSDSSDIFLYDDIFSDIEDMTIFSSRFSSNVVSHDGEEFLMLDGSCLENTSLMRELTMIVQDNKMETTSVY, from the coding sequence ATGATCCTATCAAAATGTGTGAGATGCGATAACGACGATTTGCGTATACACATATTTGCTAATAAAGAATATGTTTTACTGACCAGATGGTCGGCCATAGCTCGTAGGTTACCAGGAAGAACAGACAATGAGATCAAGAACCATTGGAACACTCACATCAAGAAACGTCTGGTCAAGAAAGGTATCGATCCGTTGACCCACAAACCCCTTCTCGATGGTGCCGATAAATCATCTGACCATCCCGAGACGCCACAGGAGAAAAGCAGCGTTCAtcaggaagaagatgatcgtaAGTCAAAAGACAACAAGTCATCATCAAGATCATCAGCTCGGTTCTTAAACAGAGTAGCTAACAGATTTGGTCAGAGAATCAACCAGAGTGTTCTGTCTGACATTATCGGAAGTGGTAGCTTACCTACTAGTCACACTACTCCTACTATAAGTGCTTCCGAATGTGAAAGGTCAACGAGTTCTTCGTCCACACCAACCTCTTCGAATATCCTCACTGACCAAAGCATAAATGTTGATGCAACATCTTTGTCCTCTTCCACGTACTCTGACTCCTCCGATATCTTCTTGTATGACGATATCTTCAGTGACATTGAAGATATGACGATATTTTCATCAAGATTTTCGAGTAATGTTGTATCTCACGATGGTGAAGAGTTCTTGATGTTGGATGGGTCTTGTTTGGAGAACACATCGCTCATGAGGGAACTTACAATGATTGTTCAAGATAATAAAATGGAGACGACGTCGGTCTACTGA
- the LOC104702113 gene encoding uncharacterized protein LOC104702113 codes for MAMASSSSSSSLFPTQQQPQQQLGGNEIVPTATNANLIAAPNAPNHYSSGSIGPFFAVISVLVVLAVLSCFLGRICARRRHSTVLVAEANPLEMIKSGGLLGWLRRKWRRCLAGDVEAGAKVADCAGKETPKDNDQTRLEAPPA; via the coding sequence ATGGCTATGGCTAGTAGTAGTAGCAGCTCGTCGTTGTTTCCTACCCAACAACAACCGCAACAGCAATTAGGAGGCAATGAGATCGTACCTACGGCTACCAATGCCAATCTAATTGCAGCACCAAACGCTCCAAACCATTACTCCTCCGGCTCCATTGGACCTTTCTTCGCAGTCATCTCTGTTCTCGTCGTTCTTGCGGTTCTCTCCTGCTTCTTGGGTCGCATATGCGCAAGGCGCCGCCATAGTACTGTTTTAGTTGCTGAAGCCAATCCATTGGAGATGATAAAGAGTGGTGGGCTCCTAGGATGGCTGAGACGAAAATGGAGACGATGTTTGGCCGGAGACGTTGAGGCCGGAGCTAAAGTTGCTGATTGTGCTGGTAAAGAAACACCTAAAGATAACGATCAAACTCGCCTAGAAGCACCTCCAGCTTGA
- the LOC104702109 gene encoding 2-isopropylmalate synthase 2, chloroplastic, with protein MASSIIRTTNLSSLPSIPALSSTSSSPFSSIHLRSHHHGAVSLCTAEKFRVSCSISDSSPLPSHSHRRRPDYIPNRISDPNYIRIFDTTLRDGEQSPGATLTSKEKLDIASQLANLEVDIIEAGFPAASKDDFEAVKTIAETVGNTVDENGYVPVICGLSRCNKKDIETAWEAVKYAKRPRIHTFIATSDIHLKYKLKKSKDEVIEIARNMVAFARSLGCEDVEFSPEDAGRSEREYLYEILGEVIKAGATTLNIPDTVGITLPSEFGQLIADIKANTPGIQNVIISTHCQNDLGLSTANTLSGAHSGARQVEVTINGIGERAGNASLEEVVMAIKCRGDHVLGGLFTGIDTRHIVMTSKMVEEYTGMQTQPHKAIVGANAFAHESGIHQDGMLKHKGTYEIMSPEEIGLERSNEAGIVLGKLSGRHALKDRLNELGYVLDDGQLSNLFWRFKAVAEQKKRVTDADLIALVSDEVFQPEAVWKLLDMQITCGTLGLSTSTVKLADSDGKEHVACSVGTGPVDAAYKAVDLIVKEPATLLEYSMNAVTEGIDAIATTRVLIRGDNNYSSTNAVTGESVERTFSGTGAGMDIVVSSVKAYVGALNKMLGFKEYSSTLRKIPSDANKVPA; from the exons ATGGCGTCTTCGATCATCAGAACCACTAATCTCTCTTCACTACCTTCGATTCCAGCCTTATCCTCCACTTCTTCCTCACCGTTTTCATCTATTCATCTCCGATCACACCACCATGGAGCCGTGTCCCTCTGCACCGCCGAGAAGTTCCGTGTCTCGTGCTCAATCTCCGATTCTTCTCCTCTACCCTCTCATTCTCATCGCCGTCGTCCTGATTACATCCCTAATCGCATTTCAGACCCAAATTACATCAGAATCTTCGACACGACTCTCAGAGACGGCGAACAGTCTCCCGGAGCTACACTAACCTCCAAGGAAAAACTCGATATCGCTAGTCAATTAGCCAATCTTGAAGTCGACATCATCGAAGCTGGATTCCCCGCTGCTTCCAAAGACGATTTCGAAGCTGTTAAAACCATAGCTGAGACTGTTGGCAACACCGTCGACGAAAACGGATATGTTCCTGTGATCTGTGGCCTCTCGAGGTGTAACAAGAAGGATATAGAGACGGCTTGGGAGGCTGTGAAGTATGCTAAACGGCCTAGGATTCATACGTTTATTGCTACTAGTGATATCCATTTGAAGTATAAGCTTAAGAAGAGCAAAGATGAGGTCATTGAGATCGCTAGGAATATGGTTGCATTTGCTAGGAGCTTGGGTTGTGAAGATGTTGAATTTAGTCCAGAAGATGCTGGaag ATCGGAGAGAGAGTATTTATACGAGATTCTTGGTGAAGTGATAAAAGCTGGAGCAACAACTCTCAACATACCTGACACTGTTGGTATAACCTTGCCTAGTGAGTTTGGTCAGTTGATTGCTGATATAAAAGCTAATACTCCTGGGATCCAGAATGTTATAATCTCTACACATTGTCAGAATGATCTTGGACTCTCCACTGCCAACACTTTATCT GGAGCACATTCGGGTGCAAGACAAGTGGAAGTGACGATCAATGGAATTGGCGAAAGAGCTGGAAACGCTTCATTAGAAGAG GTTGTCATGGCCATAAAATGCCGTGGAGATCACGTGTTAGGAGGCCTATTTACTGGAATCGATACCCGGCACATTGTTATGACAAGCAAGATG GTTGAAGAGTACACTGGTATGCAAACGCAGCCCCATAAGGCTATTGTAGGAGCAAACGCCTTTGCACATGAAAGTGGTATTCATCAG GATGGAATGCTGAAGCACAAAGGTACATATGAAATTATGAGCCCCGAAGAGATTGGACTCGAGCGATCAAATGAAGCTGGTATTGTATTAGGGAAGCTCAG TGGGCGTCACGCACTGAAAGACCGTTTGAATGAG CTCGGTTATGTCCTGGATGATGGTCAGCTCAGCAATCTTTTTTGGCGTTTCAAAGCCGTGGCAGAGCAAAAAAAG AGAGTTACCGATGCCGACTTAATAGCTTTAGTATCTGATGAAGTGTTTCAGCCAGAGGCAGTATGGAAACTCTTGGACATGCAG ATAACTTGTGGAACTCTCGGTCTCTCAACGTCAACTGTAAAACTTGCTGATTCCGATGGCAAAGAGCATGTAGCTTGTTCTGTTGGAACCGGACCTGTAGATGCAGCTTATAAGGCAGTTGATCTTATCGTTAAG GAACCCGCGACTCTGCTTGAGTACTCAATGAATGCAGTAACAGAAGGCATTGATGCTATTGCGACCACACGGGTTCTAATCCGCGGAGACAACAACTACTCATCAACAAACGCGGTAACTGGTGAATCTGTTGAAAGAACTTTTAG TGGAACCGGAGCAGGGATGGACATTGTGGTGTCAAGCGTTAAAGCTTATGTTGGAGCTTTGAACAAAATGTTGGGTTTCAAAGAATACTCCTCAACTTTAAGAAAAATTCCTTCGGATGCCAACAAAGTACCTGCCTGA
- the LOC104704865 gene encoding cytosolic sulfotransferase 16-like has protein sequence MESKTTQNGSQAELTEFEKTQKKYQALIATLPKSKGWRPDEILTQYGGHWWQECLLEGLFHAKDHFEERPTDFLVCSYPKTGTTWLKALTYAIVNRSRFDDATNPLLKRNPHEFVPYVEIDFAFYPTVDVLQDRKNPLFSTHIPNGSLPDSIVNSGCKMVYIWRDPKDTFISMWTFLHKEKSQEGQLASLEESFDMFCKGLSVYGPYLDHVLGYWKAYQENPERILFLRYETMRANPLPFVKRLAEFMGYGFTAEEEEKGVAEIVVKLCSFETLKNLEANKGDKEREDRPAVYANSAYFRKGKVGDWANYLTPEMAARIDGLVEEKFKYTGLLQHDD, from the coding sequence ATGGAATCAAAGACGACCCAGAACGGATCCCAAGCTGAACTCACAGAGTTCGAAAAAACACAGAAGAAGTACCAAGCTCTCATCGCTACACTTCCAAAGAGCAAAGGCTGGAGACCCGATGAGATCTTAACACAATATGGTGGACACTGGTGGCAAGAATGTCTCCTCGAAGGTCTTTTTCACGCTAAAGACCATTTCGAAGAACGACCCACTGATTTCCTCGTCTGTAGCTACCCAAAAACCGGTACGACTTGGCTCAAAGCCTTAACTTACGCAATCGTGAACCGCTCTCGTTTCGACGACGCTACGAACCCGCTTCTCAAACGTAACCCTCACGAGTTCGTGCCTTACGTTGAGATCGACTTCGCGTTTTACCCAACCGTTGATGTTCTTCAGGACAGAAAGAACCCGCTTTTCTCAACTCATATCCCAAACGGGTCGTTACCCGACTCCATTGTGAACTCGGGTTGTAAAATGGTTTACATATGGAGAGACCCAAAAGACACTTTCATCTCCATGTGGACATTCTTACACAAGGAGAAGTCTCAAGAAGGTCAATTAGCGAGTCTTGAGGAGAGCTTTGATATGTTTTGTAAAGGTTTATCTGTGTACGGTCCTTATCTGGACCATGTTTTAGGTTATTGGAAAGCTTACCAAGAGAATCCAGAGAGGATTTTGTTCCTTAGGTACGAGACCATGAGAGCTAACCCTCTGCCGTTTGTAAAGAGGTTGGCTGAGTTTATGGGTTATGGATTCACtgctgaggaagaggagaaagGTGTTGCTGAGATAGTGGTGAAACTTTGTAGCTTTGAGACGTTGAAGAATCTTGAAGCTAACAAAggagataaagaaagagaggatcGTCCTGCTGTTTATGCGAATAGCGCGTATTTTAGGAAAGGAAAGGTTGGAGATTGGGCGAACTATCTTACTCCGGAGATGGCTGCTCGTATCGATGGTTTGGTTGAGGAGAAGTTCAAATATACTGGCTTGCTTCAACATGATGACTGA
- the LOC104702118 gene encoding cytosolic sulfotransferase 18 (The sequence of the model RefSeq protein was modified relative to this genomic sequence to represent the inferred CDS: added 8 bases not found in genome assembly): protein MESETLTAVATVPNHEETKIESTEFEKNQQRYQDLISTFPHEKGWRVKEPLIEYGGYWWLQPLLEGCIHAQEFFQARPGDFLICSYPKTGTTWLKALTFAIANRSRFDDSSNPLLKRNPHEFVPYIEIDFPFFPDVDVLKDKGNTLFSTHVPYELLPESVVKSGCKMVYIWREPKDTFISMWTFIHKDRTDLGPVSNLEESFDMYCRGLCAYGPYLDHVLAYWKAYQQHPDRILFLNYETMRADPLPYVKSLAEFMGYGFTAEEEENGVVEKVVSLCSFETLKNLEANKGEKDREDRPGVYANSAYFRKGKVGDWTNYLTPEMAARIDGIMEAKFKGTGLLEHGK, encoded by the coding sequence ATGGAATCAGAAACCCTAACCGCCGTGGCGACCGTACCGAACCATGAAGAGACCAAGATAGAATCAACAGAGTTCGAGAAGAATCAGCAACGGTACCAAGACCTAATCTCCACGTTTCCTCACGAGAAAGGCTGGAGAGTGAAAGAGCCCCTCATCGAGTATGGTGGTTACTGGTGGCTACAGCCTCTCCTAGAAGGTTGTATACACGCTCAAGAGTTCTTTCAAGCGCGACCAGGTGACTTCCTCATCTGTAGCTACCCAAAGACAGGTACCACTTGGCTCAAAGCCTTGACTTTCGCCATCGCCAACCGATCCCGCTTCGACGATTCCTCCAACCCTCTCCTGAAACGTAACCCTCACGAGTTTGTTCCTTACATTGAGATCGACTTCCCTTTCTTCCCTGACGTAGATGTTCTCAAAGACAAAGGCAACACTCTGTTTTCAACTCATGTCCCATACGAGTTGTTACCTGAGTCGGTTGTGAAATCGGGTTGTAAGATGGTTTACATCTGGAGAGAGCCAAAGGACACTTTCATCTCCATGTGGACTTTCATTCACAAGGACAGGACAGATCTTGGACCTGTCAGCAATCTTGAGGAGTCTTTTGATATGTACTGTCGTGGTCTGTGTGCGTACGGTCCTTACCTTGATCATGTCCTGGCGTATTGGAAAGCTTACCAACAACATCCAGATCGGATTTTGTTCCTCAACTACGAGACTATGAGAGCTGATCCTTTGCCTTACGTGAAGAGTCTGGCTGAGTTTATGGGTTATGGATTCACtgctgaggaagaggagaatGGTGTTGTTGAGAAAGTTGTGAGTCTTTGCAGCTTCGAGACATTGAAGAATCTTGAAGCtaacaaaggagagaaagacaGAGAGGATCGTCCTGGCGTTTATGCGAATAGCGCGTATTTCAGGAAAGGAAAGGTGGGAGATTGGACTAATTATCTGACTCCAGAGATGGCAGCTCGTATCGATGGCATAATGGAAGCGAAATTTAAGGGCACCGGTTTGCTTGAACATG
- the LOC104702108 gene encoding protein STRICTOSIDINE SYNTHASE-LIKE 12 — MASFCSIISLFLLLSLSSAVISDDALFQKLPVPESRSGPEAFAFDSTGKGFYTGVSGGKILKWLPETGYVNFAQITESSNSSWCDGNIGTALAGRCGRPAGIAFNENTGDLYIADAPLGLHVISPAGGLATKIADSVDGKPFKFLDGLDVDPTTGVVYFTSFTSRFSPIQVLIALGLKDATGKLYKYDPSTKVVTVLMEGLSGSAGCAVSSDGSFVLVSQFTKSNIKRYWIKGPKAGTSEDFTNSVSNPDNIKRVGSTGNFWVASVVNKFIVPTNPSAVKVNSDGEVLQTIPLKDKFGDTLLSEVNEFEGNLYIGTLTGPFAGILKLENKSEGSCPAT; from the exons ATGGCGTCGTTTTGCTCcattatctctctttttcttcttctttctctttcgtcGGCGGTTATCTCCGATGACGCGTTATTTCAGAAACTTCCGGTTCCGGAAAGTAGGTCAGGACCTGAAGCTTTCGCCTTCGATTCCACCGGGAAAGGATTCTACACCGGAGTCTCCGGCGGTAAAATCCTCAAGTGGCTTCCCGAGACAGGTTATGTCAATTTTGCCCAGATCACAGAATCCTC GAACTCTTCATGGTGTGATGGAAATATTGGAACGGCTTTAGCCGGAAGATGTGGTCGACCGGCAGGGATAGCGTTCAATGAGAATACAGGTGATCTCTACATCGCCGATGCTCCGTTGGGTCTCCATGTTATTTCTCCCGCCGGTGGTTTGGCTACAAAGATCGCCGACAGTGTTGACGGAAAGCCCTTTAAGTTTCTTGACGGTCTTGACGTTGATCCCACTACTGGTGTCGTCTACTTCACTTCCTTCACCTCACGCTTCAGCCCAAT CCAAGTGTTGATTGCATTGGGATTGAAGGACGCGACCGGAAAGCTCTACAAATACGACCCATCAACCAAAGTCGTGACTGTATTGATGGAAGGGCTAAGTGGTTCAGCCGGGTGTGCAGTGAGCTCAGATGGTTCGTTCGTGCTGGTTAGCCAGTTCACGAAGAGTAACATCAAGAGGTACTGGATCAAAGGACCCAAAGCTGGTACTTCTGAAGATTTCACCAACTCAGTCTCAAACCCTGACAATATCAAAAGAGTTGGTTCCACTGGAAACTTTTGGGTCGCTTCCGTCGTGAACAAGTTCATCGTGCCTACAAACCCATCAGCAGTTAAAGTCAACTCTGATGGTGAAGTGCTTCAGACAATTCCTCTCAAAGATAAATTTGGAGACACTTTGCTCAGCGAAGTCAACGAATTCGAAGGCAATCTATATATCGGAACTCTCACAGGACCATTTGCTGGAATTCTCAAGCTCGAAAATAAAAGTGAAGGTTCTTGTCCTGCCACTTAG
- the LOC104702114 gene encoding 60S ribosomal protein L6-3-like, producing the protein MPAKQRTPKVNRNPDLIRGVGKYSRSQMYHKRGLWAIKAKNGGVFPRHDAKSKVGAPAEKPPKFYPAEDVKKPLANRRTPKPTKLRSSITPGTVLIILAGRFKGKRVVFLKQLASGLLLVSGPFKVNGVPLRRVNQAYVIGTSTKVDISGVTVDKFDDKYFGKVAEKKKTKTEGEFFEADKEEKKEIPQGKKDDQKAVDAALIKAIEAVPELKAYLGARFSLKQGMKPHELVF; encoded by the exons ATGCCGGCGAAGCAGAGGACACCGAAGGTCAACAGGAACCCTGATCTGATCAGGGGAGTTGGTAAATACTCAAGGTCTCAGATGTACCACAAGAGAGGTCTGTGGGCAATCAAGGCCAAAAATGGAGGCGTTTTCCCTCGCCACGACGCTAAGTCTAAGGTTGGTGCTCCAGCGGAGAAGCCACCAAAGTTCTATCCAGCTGAAGACGTTAAGAAGCCTCTCGCCAACAGGCGCACGCCAAAACCAACCAAGCTCAG GTCCAGCATCACCCCAGGAACTGTGTTGATTATTCTTGCTGGTAGGTTCAAGGGAAAGAGAGTTGTTTTTCTAAAGCAGCTTGCCTCTGGATTGCTCCTTGTCTCTG GACCATTCAAGGTCAATGGTGTTCCTTTGAGACGTGTGAATCAAGCCTATGTGATTGGCACTTCAACGAAGGTGGACATTTCTGGAGTCACCGTCGACAAATTTGATGATAAGTACTTTGGCAAGGTTGctgagaagaaaaagacgaaGACAGAAGGAGAGTTCTTCGAGGCTGATAAAGAG gagaagaaggagattccACAAGGGAAGAAAGATGACCAGAAAGCCGTGGATGCAGCTTTGATCAAAGCCATTGAGGCAGTTCCTGAGTTGAAGGCTTACCTTGGAGCAAGGTTTTCGTTGAAACAAGGAATGAAGCCCCATGAGCTTGTTTTCTAG
- the LOC104702115 gene encoding peptidyl-prolyl cis-trans isomerase CYP26-2, chloroplastic-like encodes MMMLRNAKLLSLSAKFQPSSTEPPHNSRRTNITVGTTPSSLERDCKLSRRNLSKSSLLLLLSTQTTLTPLLDFSKAQAEDTTSSNPNNPTNCGNRVPTTKAFVDVSIDGEPIGRIIIGLYGDDVPAGTARFTSIVSGKAGISYRRKEFVKIMPGYVQHGGIRSYGVDAERATAAVGTLQNLIEEWERGRRGEICNENKAGSVGIVVRDPSIPPPKTKLVARNGKLAMEEEVMAVGPNGTEFVITAVDSPELEDSVLVIGKVLEGMGVVEKIREVKTVRDNTSSPYFRVAKVIGDKRAVVAERGFNRPYSKVVVTNCGLIESQTL; translated from the exons ATGATGATGCTCCGCAATGCGAAACTTTTGTCCCTATCCGCAAAATTTCAACCGTCGTCTACAGAGCCACCGCATAACAGCCGGAGAACCAATATCACCGTAGGAACTACTCCGTCGTCTTTGGAACGAGACTGCAAACTATCGCGCCGGAATCTAAGTAAATCCTCGTTACTTCTACTCCTAAGCACTCAAACAACTCTGACGCCATTGCTCGATTTCTCCAAAGCTCAAGCTGAAGATACAACAAGTAGTAATCCTAATAATCCCACAAATTGCGGAAAcaga GTTCCGACTACGAAAGCGTTCGTCGACGTATCGATCGACGGAGAACCAATCGGAAGGATCATAATCGGATTATACGGAGACGATGTGCCGGCGGGAACAGCTAGATTCACCAGCATCGTAAGCGGGAAAGCAGGGATAAGTTACCGGAGAAAAGAGTTCGTGAAGATCATGCCAGGATACGTTCAGCACGGCGGGATCAGATCGTACGGCGTTGACGCCGAGCGAGCCACAGCCGCGGTTGGGACTCTGCAGAACTTGATCGAAGAGTGGGAGAGAGGGAGGAGAGGAGAGATATGCAATGAGAATAAGGCGGGGAGCGTTGGGATCGTTGTGAGGGATCCGTCGATACCGCCGCCGAAGACGAAGCTTGTGGCGAGGAATGGGAAGCTTGCGATGGAGGAAGAGGTTATGGCGGTGGGACCTAACGGAACGGAGTTTGTTATAACGGCGGTTGATTCGCCGGAGCTGGAGGATTCGGTGTTGGTGATTGGGAAGGTTTTGGAAGGGATGGGAGTTGTGGAGAAGATTAGGGAAGTGAAGACTGTTAGGGATAACACTTCTTCTCCTTATTTCAg GGTGGCTAAAGTGATCGGAGATAAGAGAGCCGTGGTGGCGGAGAGAGGTTTTAATCGGCCTTATTCAAAAGTTGTAGTCACCAATTGTGGTTTGATAGAGTCACAAACTCTATGA
- the LOC104702112 gene encoding 60S ribosomal protein L6-3: MPAKQRTPKVNRNPDLIRGVGKYSRSQMYHKRGLWAIKAKNGGVFPRHDAKSKVDAPAEKPPKFYPAEDVKKPLANRRTPKPTKLRSSITPGTVLIILAGRFKGKRVVFLKQLPSGLLLVTGPFKINGVPLRRVNQAYVIGTSTKVDISGVTLDKFDDKYFGKVAEKKKKKTEGEFFEADKEEKKEIPQGKKDDQKAVDAALIKAIEAVPELKFYLGARFSLKQGMKPHELVF, from the exons ATGCCGGCAAAACAGAGGACGCCGAAGGTGAACAGAAACCCTGATCTGATCAGGGGAGTAGGTAAATACTCGAGATCCCAGATGTACCATAAGAGAGGTTTGTGGGCAATCAAGGCCAAAAATGGAGGCGTTTTCCCCCGCCACGATGCTAAATCTAAGGTTGATGCTCCGGCGGAGAAGCCACCAAAGTTCTATCCAGCTGAAGATGTTAAGAAACCTCTTGCCAACAGGCGCACGCCAAAGCCAACTAAGCTCAG GTCAAGCATCACTCCAGGGACAGTGTTGATCATCCTTGCTGGTAGGTTCAAGGGCAAGAGAGTTGTTTTTCTGAAGCAACTTCCCTCTGGTTTGCTTCTTGTGACCG GACCATTTAAGATCAATGGTGTTCCTTTAAGACGTGTTAACCAGGCCTATGTGATTGGCACTTCCACAAAGGTTGACATTTCTGGAGTCACCCTTGATAAATTCGATGATAAGTACTTTGGCAAGGTTgctgagaagaaaaagaagaagacagaagGAGAGTTCTTCGAGGCTGATAAAGAG gagaagaaggagattccACAAGGGAAGAAAGATGACCAAAAAGCTGTGGATGCCGCTTTGATCAAAGCCATTGAAGCAGTTCCAGAGTTGAAGTTTTACCTTGGAGCAAGGTTTTCATTGAAACAAGGGATGAAGCCCCATGAGCTTGTTTTCTAG